The Ketobacter alkanivorans genome includes the window TCCAGCCTCAGTAAGCGTGGATATCATGATGACGGGCATAGGCCGCAGCCTCATCAGATTCTTGAGGAACGTGATGCCATCCATCCTTGGCATCTCCACATCCAATGTCATAACATCCGGAGATAATTGCTTTATTTTATCACGAGCAATGTATGGATCGGCCGCAGTTCCCACAACCTCCATATCATCGTGATTAGATATTATTTGGCTCAGAATCTGACGAATCACTGCTGAATCATCAACGATCAGAACTTTTATTTTTTTTGATTCATTCATCAACAATCTCAGTCGAATAATTCGATATCGCCCTGTGCAGGCTTGGTGTTAATAACGCGCTCATAAGTTCGTTCACGCTCAAACACAACATCATTGCGGATTGTTTTAAGTTTTCGCACCTTAACTGATCCGGTATCAGGAAAATAAAGCACCTTTCTAGGATACAAACCACCGACATCCTCAGCTATCAATTGCAGCGACTCATTTTCGATAAACTGATGTACGAAGTCGATATTTTTCTTGCCGATATCAATCTTATTCATGCTTTCCAATACTTTGCCACCACCAAACACCTTAACCTCAAGATTTCGTTTCTCTCCACCATTCTTAAGGACTTCATTAATCAGGTACTCCATGGCCCAGTTACCGTATCGGGCGGACTCGCTGAGCGCAGAAAGCGCTCCCATCTCCATGTTCTCGCGCTGAACCGGTAACATAAAATGATTCATGCCGCCAACGCCTTTATATTTATCACGGACACATGCAGAGATACAGGACCCCAACACAGTAACGATCATTTCACCGCCAGTACTAATATAGAACTCTCCAGGCAGGATCTTCGCCGCATAAACACCCTGCTGCTTATCCCAGTAGCGATTTATATGAGCAAATCCTTTAGGTGCAGGAGGTTGAAGATGTGTTGGCTGGAATTGAGTCCTGATGCTGTGGCTCATCACGCCACCTTCCTGTATATGGTTCTGCCCACCGACTCAAATCTTTTGGTTACTCCATGAAGACTTTCAGAGTGGCCGATGAACAAATATCCATTCGGCTCGAGAATATTGGCATAGCGATCGAACAACTCACGCTGAGTATCCTTGCTGAAGTAAATTACGACATTTCTACAAAATATTACGTCGAACTTTCCCTTCATAGGCCAATCACCGAGCAGATTCAGACTATTAAATGTAATCAACTGCTTTATAGAGTCTTTCGCCTCCATCGTTTCTCCAGATGCATTTCGATCTCCAATGCCGGTAAAGTATTTCTTAACCAGATCTGGATTCATATTACCGATTCGTTCCGCAGAGTACACGCCAGCCCGACCATGGGCCAACACATTGGTATCCAAATCCGTTGCCAGTATCTTGGCATTCCAGCGATCTTTGTTCAGACCTTTGTGCAACGTCATCGCAATGGAGTAAGGTTCCTCACCCGTAGAGCAGCCTGCCGACCATATTCTGATTCGGTTGGAGCCCTTTTTCTTTTTTATCAGCTCAGGAATCACCGTCGATTCTAAAAAATCAAAATGATGGGATTCACGAAAAAATGAAGTTAGGTTCGTAGTGATAGAATTAATGAAATTGGTCAGTTCCGCTTCAGGGCTCTCATCAAGATACTGCAAATAACGTCGAAAGTCGCTCATACCCAAAGCGCGAATACGGCGAACAATTCGACTATAAATCATCTCCTTTTTATGTTCGCCCAGCTCAATTCCCGTACGTTGTTTTGCCAGAATCTTTATCGTCTCAAAATCCTGGTCCGTCATAGGAAATTCGCGCAGGGCAAATGACTTCGCAGATTTTCCAGTTTCTTTAATTGCATTCATCGTTTGCATGCATGCAGCTCTTCATCCAATGAAGTGGTATACGTAGCAACACGGCTAGTGGCTGTTCAACGTGCGTCTTTTAGCTCTTTAATAGCACTGATGGATACTTCCGGTATGGAGTCCGAACCAAGCAACTCGTTTATATCCAGAAGAATAACCATTTTGTTATTAACATTTACCAGGCCTTTAATGTAGAGCGTATTAACGTGATCGCCTAGGTCAGGAGCAGACTTCATTTCCTCTGCTGATAAGCTGTAAACATCGCTTACCGCATCAACAACAATACCCATAATTCTGGAACCCTTTGCGGTAGCAACCTTCAAAACAATAACGACTGTTAGAGGCCCATATTCGACGTTCTTAAGCCCAAACCGTTGCCTAAGATCGACTATTGGCACAATGGTTCCGCGCAGATTGATTACGCCCTTAACATGAGGAGGCGAATTGGGAATAGGGGTAACACTCTCCCAACCTCGAATCTCCTGGACACTCAATATATCTACACCGTATTCCTCACTGGCCATAATAAATGTGAGATATTGGTCGGTCTGATCATTATCCTTTGACGTTATCTCAACATCGTTACTGTCATAAATACGTTCTTCTGCCGCGCCCATAATTCAGCCTCCTGTAGAGCCGTTACTGCTTACGCTGCCCGAATTTTGCTTGAAACCAATTTCAAGCCATTCTTAGACTGCTGTCTTACACCAGCCATATGAATAAGATCGGTAATATCTAGTATCAGTGATACTGTTCCATCACCAAGAATGGTAGCACCGGAAATCCCATCCACTTTTTTATAGTTGGATTCCATGCTCTTAATCACCACCTGTTGCTGGCCAAGCAAATCGTCAACAACCAGCGCAACTTTCGAATTTCCAACTTCAACCACCACCAGTAAGCTTTCAGACAGATTATCGCTAATGGGATCAACACCAAAAACTTCGCATAATTTGATGATAGGTATGTACTCATCACGCAGACGAAACACATCACAACCACCGGCAACGTGATTAACCAGCTCCATATTTGGCTGCAATGACTCCACAATAGAAACCAATGGAATGATGTAAGTTTGGTTGCCAATATTGATAAGCTGGCCATCCAAAATTGCCAAAGTCAGCGGCAAACGTATAGTAAAAGTGCTTCCCTTTCCCGCTACCGATCGCACTTCGATACTGCCATTTAACTCAAGTATATTACGTCGCACCACATCCATTCCTACTCCGCGACCGGATACATCCGTCACCTTTTCCGCAGTAGAAAATCCTGGCTGAAATATCAGCTCCTGGATTTGTTCATCAGTAAGAATTTCGCTCTCACCAATCACCCCATTCGCTCTGGCTTTTGCAAGAATTCTCTCACTATTAAGGCCCTTACCATCATCAATTATCTCAATTATGATGTTGCCGCCCTGATGAAATGCGTTGAGAGTAATCGTGCCTGTCTCCGATTTACCAGCCGCACGACGTTCTTCCGGCAACTCAAGACCATGATCAAGCGCATTACGCACCAAATGAACCAGTGGATCGCCAATTTTTTCCATGACTGTTTTGTCAAGTTCGGTGCTTTCGCCTAATAATTTGAGATCGATTTTCTTACCCAACTGCTTGGAAAGATCGCGCACCATGCGAGGAAAGCGACTGAACGTGAAGCTAATGGGAAGCATGCGTATACGCATAACACTTTCCTGAAGCTCACGAGTATTATGCTCTAGCTGAGCAAGCCCCTCCTGAAGCTTCTGAAGCTTATCCATATCAAATTCATTGCCCAGCTGCCCCAGCATGGACTGAGTTATGACCAGCTCCCCAACGAGGTTTACCAGACTGTCGATCTTTTCGATCGACACACGGATCGACGTAGACTCTGAGCTTTTCCCTGAATCCTTTTGCGCAGCAGCCTTTTGGGTTGGCGCTTTTATGTCCTTCTTGGGCAATTTTTCTGATTCAGGTTGCTCAACAGCCTGCTCTGCCGGAACGCCGCCGGGCAGGGCTCCTGCATCAAGGTCAACAACTGATGATTGACTAGGTAGTTCACCAAACAACCCCGCTGTTGCTAAGATGGTAATATCAGACTCATCTACAACCCATTCGAATATTTCTTCAATATCCGACTTGGGTTTTACTGTAGTTAAATACATCTCCCAGCTTAGATGACATTCTTCCGGGTTCAAGACTGGAATATCGGGCAATTTGGATAGGTTTGCCTTAACATCCAGCTCACCCAGTTCTGCCAGTTCCCTAAACATTCGCAGCGGTTCATTGCCAGTTCTCAATAGATTCCCATCTGGCACGAACTTTATATTCCAGGTTACTTCCTCAGCCGACTCTGCCTCTAGTGTGGGTGCCATTTGTGACGTAGCAACGTCGGCGGCACCCGCAGCAGAAGCATCAGTTGAGGACGTCGGTTCACGCCCTTCAAGAATATCATTGAACGCCTGAATCAAAACCTTCGACTGCTCTGTATCCACCGCCTCTTTTGCCTGCAGCGCAGTCAACATACTGTGCAAACAATCTACTGACTGCAGCAACAGATCAACATGGTCAGGAAGCAACTGGCGCGAACCCTCACGCACTTGATCAAGTAGCGTCTCAAGAACGTGAGTAAACTCTGCAACCTCCGTAAACCCAAACGTGCTGCTACTGCCTTTGATGGAATGAGCCGCACGAAAAATACTATTAATCGTCTCTGAATCAACGTTCTCGCAATCAAGATCCAGCAGGCTTGACTCCATCACCTGCAAGCCTTCGAAACTTTCCTCAAAGAATACCTGGTGGAACTGACTCAGATCGATACTCATAGTGCTATCCCAGTACTTTTTTGATGGTGTTCAACAGCTGATCTGGATTAAACGGCTTCACAATCCACCCTGTCGCCCCCGCCGCCTTGCCCTCACTTTTTTTATCAGCCGCAGACTCAGTGGTTAACATCAGGATGGGCGTAAATTTGTAATTGGGAAGTGTCCTTAGGTTTTTTATAAGGGCTATTCCGTCCATAACCGGCATATTCACATCAGACAGAACCAAATCGACACCACCCTGCTTGGCCTTGTTGAATGCATCCTGCCCATCGCAGGCTTCAACCACCTCATAGCCCGCCCCCTGCAAAGTAAAGCTGACCATTTGACGCATGGAAGCGCTATCATCGACAGCTAGTATCTTAGTCATTTCAGATCTCCGTTTAATACTCGTTTAATGCTGTAATTTTAAAAATTCTGACACACCCAGCAATGAGGCCGCCTTTACAAAAGGTTCAGAGGGATTGCTGATTGAGTACTGCATATGCTGCTTTTCCATAGTTGCAAACAGGGAAAGCAAGATCTGCATAGCGCTGGTGTCAATGCGCTCAACTTGAGATGCATCAATGGAGACATTTA containing:
- a CDS encoding STAS domain-containing protein; translation: MTTHMAESITYQLEKFSDISKAESLHEKLESYLNDGVNVSIDASQVERIDTSAMQILLSLFATMEKQHMQYSISNPSEPFVKAASLLGVSEFLKLQH
- a CDS encoding CheR family methyltransferase, whose protein sequence is MQTMNAIKETGKSAKSFALREFPMTDQDFETIKILAKQRTGIELGEHKKEMIYSRIVRRIRALGMSDFRRYLQYLDESPEAELTNFINSITTNLTSFFRESHHFDFLESTVIPELIKKKKGSNRIRIWSAGCSTGEEPYSIAMTLHKGLNKDRWNAKILATDLDTNVLAHGRAGVYSAERIGNMNPDLVKKYFTGIGDRNASGETMEAKDSIKQLITFNSLNLLGDWPMKGKFDVIFCRNVVIYFSKDTQRELFDRYANILEPNGYLFIGHSESLHGVTKRFESVGRTIYRKVA
- a CDS encoding response regulator produces the protein MTKILAVDDSASMRQMVSFTLQGAGYEVVEACDGQDAFNKAKQGGVDLVLSDVNMPVMDGIALIKNLRTLPNYKFTPILMLTTESAADKKSEGKAAGATGWIVKPFNPDQLLNTIKKVLG
- a CDS encoding chemotaxis protein CheA produces the protein MSIDLSQFHQVFFEESFEGLQVMESSLLDLDCENVDSETINSIFRAAHSIKGSSSTFGFTEVAEFTHVLETLLDQVREGSRQLLPDHVDLLLQSVDCLHSMLTALQAKEAVDTEQSKVLIQAFNDILEGREPTSSTDASAAGAADVATSQMAPTLEAESAEEVTWNIKFVPDGNLLRTGNEPLRMFRELAELGELDVKANLSKLPDIPVLNPEECHLSWEMYLTTVKPKSDIEEIFEWVVDESDITILATAGLFGELPSQSSVVDLDAGALPGGVPAEQAVEQPESEKLPKKDIKAPTQKAAAQKDSGKSSESTSIRVSIEKIDSLVNLVGELVITQSMLGQLGNEFDMDKLQKLQEGLAQLEHNTRELQESVMRIRMLPISFTFSRFPRMVRDLSKQLGKKIDLKLLGESTELDKTVMEKIGDPLVHLVRNALDHGLELPEERRAAGKSETGTITLNAFHQGGNIIIEIIDDGKGLNSERILAKARANGVIGESEILTDEQIQELIFQPGFSTAEKVTDVSGRGVGMDVVRRNILELNGSIEVRSVAGKGSTFTIRLPLTLAILDGQLINIGNQTYIIPLVSIVESLQPNMELVNHVAGGCDVFRLRDEYIPIIKLCEVFGVDPISDNLSESLLVVVEVGNSKVALVVDDLLGQQQVVIKSMESNYKKVDGISGATILGDGTVSLILDITDLIHMAGVRQQSKNGLKLVSSKIRAA
- the cheD gene encoding chemoreceptor glutamine deamidase CheD, which gives rise to MSHSIRTQFQPTHLQPPAPKGFAHINRYWDKQQGVYAAKILPGEFYISTGGEMIVTVLGSCISACVRDKYKGVGGMNHFMLPVQRENMEMGALSALSESARYGNWAMEYLINEVLKNGGEKRNLEVKVFGGGKVLESMNKIDIGKKNIDFVHQFIENESLQLIAEDVGGLYPRKVLYFPDTGSVKVRKLKTIRNDVVFERERTYERVINTKPAQGDIELFD
- a CDS encoding chemotaxis protein CheW, whose amino-acid sequence is MGAAEERIYDSNDVEITSKDNDQTDQYLTFIMASEEYGVDILSVQEIRGWESVTPIPNSPPHVKGVINLRGTIVPIVDLRQRFGLKNVEYGPLTVVIVLKVATAKGSRIMGIVVDAVSDVYSLSAEEMKSAPDLGDHVNTLYIKGLVNVNNKMVILLDINELLGSDSIPEVSISAIKELKDAR